In one Trichlorobacter lovleyi SZ genomic region, the following are encoded:
- a CDS encoding site-specific recombinase, which yields MQPPFEPLSNADVISRALEQLTVANDDPLPLLVQLFDAVRPGRSSSDQALQRWHRMLQLLEIPRYHDGLRTALLTLFAQRRQISLYSESGLLPNTGFFSELHRKLAHRLLPELADPAELRDCIRLLFHHPGDAAWLGAIPLEEQQAFWRLLTPPSPRMLEQISEACLVLSHRVCAMGLEPELLRVLPQLKTSRSPFLALHEELAWFTTEALRIEDETSPGEEDKRHLLVLTGQCREVVRRAHQQATAVAGTSMSLTFLLTRLEQHLQRLELLVGVLAIRVQTVADGEVMERWSVFLADAVLGELRRNSLRQHFADLTGQVALLVTENAARTGEHYIASDRKEWWGMLRAAAGAGVIIALLALMKIKGAGLHLPVLSQGLLNGLIYGGGFLLVHLLHFTIATKQPAMTAAAIAATVSQTRGRLRDQERLLELMVSTARSQFAAVLGNVGVAFPLALVIGLVAGLLQYEPVTLKKACALAEEVNPFTTLSLFYAAIAGIWLFVTGLISGYIDNLSAHSQVGPRIARLPWLQRMSGSSGAGRIGSYISSNAGGLTGNLFFGLMLGVTPAVGLMLGLPLDIRHIAFSAANIGYALITSGFMLQPSILLAAIGGVMLIGLVNLLVSFSLALWVALRSRGVPFSSVRSLLSPLRRRLFNHPLDFLLPVEQRQAPRTPQ from the coding sequence TGCAGCTGTTTGATGCGGTACGGCCCGGTCGCAGCAGCAGCGATCAGGCTCTGCAACGCTGGCACCGGATGCTGCAACTGCTGGAGATTCCTCGCTACCATGACGGTCTGCGCACCGCCCTGCTGACGCTGTTCGCTCAACGCCGCCAGATCTCTCTCTACAGCGAATCCGGTCTGCTGCCCAACACCGGATTCTTCTCGGAGCTGCATCGCAAACTGGCCCATCGTCTGCTGCCTGAACTGGCTGACCCCGCCGAGCTGCGGGACTGTATCCGGCTGTTGTTTCATCACCCCGGCGATGCGGCCTGGCTGGGCGCAATCCCCCTTGAGGAACAACAGGCCTTCTGGCGCCTGCTGACGCCGCCCTCACCACGCATGCTGGAGCAAATCAGCGAGGCCTGCCTGGTGTTGTCCCACCGGGTCTGTGCCATGGGCCTTGAGCCGGAACTGCTGCGGGTGCTGCCGCAGCTAAAGACGAGCCGTTCACCCTTTCTGGCCCTGCATGAAGAACTGGCCTGGTTCACTACCGAGGCACTGCGGATCGAAGACGAGACCTCCCCCGGCGAGGAGGACAAACGACACCTGCTGGTATTGACCGGCCAATGCCGCGAGGTGGTGCGCCGCGCCCATCAGCAGGCAACGGCGGTGGCCGGGACCAGCATGTCGTTGACCTTTCTGTTAACCAGACTTGAGCAACATCTGCAACGGCTGGAGCTGCTGGTGGGGGTATTGGCAATCCGGGTGCAGACGGTAGCGGACGGAGAGGTGATGGAACGCTGGAGTGTCTTTCTGGCTGATGCCGTGCTGGGCGAGCTACGCCGCAACAGCCTGCGACAACACTTTGCCGATCTGACCGGCCAGGTGGCTCTGCTGGTGACCGAAAATGCCGCCCGGACCGGTGAGCACTACATCGCCTCGGACCGGAAGGAATGGTGGGGGATGCTGCGGGCCGCTGCCGGTGCCGGGGTCATCATTGCCCTGCTGGCGCTGATGAAGATCAAGGGAGCCGGGCTGCACCTGCCGGTCCTCAGCCAGGGACTGCTGAACGGGCTGATCTACGGCGGCGGATTCCTGCTGGTTCACCTGCTGCACTTCACCATTGCCACCAAACAGCCGGCCATGACCGCTGCCGCCATAGCGGCCACTGTTTCCCAAACCAGAGGGAGGCTACGGGATCAGGAACGTCTGCTTGAGCTGATGGTAAGTACAGCCCGCAGCCAGTTTGCAGCAGTGCTGGGCAATGTCGGTGTGGCCTTTCCCCTGGCATTGGTAATAGGCCTGGTGGCCGGTCTACTGCAGTATGAGCCGGTTACACTGAAAAAGGCCTGTGCCCTGGCAGAAGAAGTCAACCCGTTTACCACGCTTTCGCTTTTCTATGCTGCCATTGCCGGGATCTGGCTGTTTGTAACCGGCCTGATCTCAGGCTATATCGACAACCTCTCAGCCCATAGCCAGGTGGGTCCGCGGATTGCCCGCCTGCCCTGGCTGCAGCGGATGAGCGGCAGCAGTGGAGCCGGGCGGATCGGCAGCTATATCAGCAGCAATGCCGGTGGTCTGACCGGCAACCTGTTTTTCGGCCTGATGCTGGGGGTTACTCCGGCGGTTGGCCTGATGCTGGGCCTGCCGCTGGATATCCGCCACATCGCCTTTTCAGCCGCCAATATCGGCTACGCCCTGATAACCAGCGGCTTCATGCTGCAACCCTCTATCCTGCTGGCAGCCATCGGAGGGGTGATGCTGATCGGGCTGGTCAATCTGCTGGTCAGCTTTTCTCTGGCGCTCTGGGTGGCGTTGCGTTCACGGGGAGTGCCCTTCAGCTCTGTCCGCTCACTGCTTTCACCTCTGCGTCGCCGTCTCTTCAACCACCCCCTGGATTTTTTGCTGCCGGTGGAGCAGCGCCAGGCCCCCCGCACCCCTCAGTAA
- a CDS encoding phosphorylase family protein → MDTVKHIGIIVAMPEERVALVKRLQQVKRRLMGGIPFYRGMLADRLVTVVEGGMGTAAAALAAHQLIKADRPNLLLSAGFCGAVRPGAQVADLVLCKRLFTDNENGLNEVTLPGSELITARLSAELQHRGLRTWQGSFITTGRIVTKSACAGTLPDNLPTPVLEMESAAVAQAATAAGIPFLGLRAISDDAAEELGFSLDELTDEQLRISIPRVLFTCLKKPRIIPQLARLAANSGRAGKNLGLALQQILPML, encoded by the coding sequence ATGGATACGGTCAAGCATATCGGCATTATTGTGGCAATGCCCGAGGAACGGGTCGCTCTGGTCAAACGTCTGCAGCAGGTCAAGCGACGCCTGATGGGGGGCATCCCCTTTTACCGCGGCATGCTGGCGGACCGCCTGGTCACGGTGGTTGAAGGTGGCATGGGAACGGCAGCTGCAGCCCTCGCAGCCCACCAGCTGATCAAGGCGGACCGGCCAAACCTGCTGCTGTCGGCCGGATTCTGCGGTGCCGTACGCCCGGGGGCGCAGGTGGCCGATCTGGTACTCTGCAAACGGCTCTTCACTGACAACGAAAACGGCCTGAACGAAGTAACCCTGCCGGGAAGTGAACTGATCACTGCACGGCTGTCTGCCGAATTGCAGCACAGAGGACTGCGGACCTGGCAGGGCAGCTTCATTACCACCGGCAGGATCGTCACCAAAAGCGCCTGCGCCGGAACACTGCCCGACAACCTCCCGACCCCGGTACTGGAGATGGAGAGTGCTGCCGTTGCCCAGGCAGCCACCGCAGCGGGAATCCCTTTTCTGGGGTTACGTGCCATCAGCGATGATGCTGCCGAAGAACTGGGGTTTTCACTGGATGAGCTGACCGATGAACAGTTAAGGATCAGCATTCCCCGCGTACTCTTCACCTGCCTGAAAAAACCGCGCATCATCCCCCAGCTGGCCCGCTTGGCGGCCAACAGCGGCAGGGCCGGCAAAAATCTCGGCCTGGCCCTGCAGCAGATCCTGCCGATGCTGTAG
- a CDS encoding fatty acid cis/trans isomerase, which translates to MRPARTLSRCAALLLTLVLAGCFAKPLPPVVVPLPTRQIDYQKEVKPLLDKRCTVCHSCYNSPCQLKLDSFEGLDRGASKQAVYNGTRLHTMEPTRLFVDAQTTGQWRTKGFSSVTGSTVSGNLNDSLMIQMLAHKIKNPKSSGDYHPEADDLTCAKDQDELGSYLAKHPNRGMPFGFPPLRQDEFNLIAGWLVQGAKGPDAAQQQELTLPKAADARAVAQWETFLNQDGPKHGMTARYLYEHLFLAHLKFATGTSEFFELVRSRTPPGTPLELIPSVRPYDDPGVARVYYRFRKIHSTIVHKTHMVVGLDDAYLKRIQELFIQPEWLQTPHLMGYEPQLSANPFLVYEQIPPRSRYQFLLDNAKYIIMTFIHGPVCKGQIALNVIDDHFWVMFMDPAHDLMVTYPGFVRLHSDTLRMPIERGSDMGIFSAVSDRYSKGALTFYQARQNFYAAHHYAGLGYEAIWKGNRPADAPLLTVYRHFDNASVHKGALGNLPKTLWVIDYPLLERIYYALVAGFDVYGNVAHQLSLRLYMDTLRMEGESYFLDFLPADKRQELMQSWYLGLDLKKVEYYPSPRPARITFATNDPKREFVEQLVDKHLLPATGIAFDPINYLRAGASYPKLPEKLRSMGDYLLAFRSLARPGMPFIAMINDYNANLAYLRIRLNNGKDLVHSVVINRWHDNVAFLFGEDGRLDPARDDADFIPGLIGSYPNYFFDVAEYDLPDFFQLLSNFKGTPEDLARLKKYGINRADDRFWDSYDWFQKRFDQESPVNGGLLDLNRYYYQAD; encoded by the coding sequence ATGCGCCCTGCCCGTACCCTTTCCCGTTGTGCCGCCCTGTTGCTGACTCTGGTTCTGGCGGGCTGTTTTGCCAAGCCGCTGCCGCCGGTGGTGGTACCACTGCCCACCCGCCAGATTGACTATCAGAAAGAGGTCAAGCCGTTGCTGGACAAGCGTTGCACGGTCTGCCACTCCTGTTATAACTCCCCCTGTCAACTCAAGCTCGACTCCTTTGAGGGGCTTGACCGTGGAGCTTCCAAGCAGGCGGTCTACAACGGCACCCGTCTGCATACCATGGAGCCGACCCGCCTGTTTGTTGATGCCCAGACCACCGGACAGTGGCGTACGAAAGGCTTTTCCAGTGTCACCGGCAGTACCGTGTCAGGCAACCTGAACGACTCGCTGATGATTCAGATGCTGGCTCATAAGATCAAAAATCCCAAGAGCAGTGGCGACTATCATCCTGAGGCTGATGATCTGACCTGCGCAAAGGACCAGGATGAACTGGGCAGCTATCTTGCCAAACATCCCAATCGCGGCATGCCGTTCGGCTTCCCGCCGCTCAGGCAGGATGAGTTCAATCTGATTGCCGGCTGGCTGGTGCAGGGGGCCAAAGGGCCGGACGCTGCCCAACAGCAGGAGCTGACGCTGCCCAAGGCGGCAGATGCCCGCGCCGTAGCACAGTGGGAGACGTTTCTGAATCAGGATGGTCCCAAGCACGGCATGACCGCCCGTTATCTGTACGAACATCTCTTTCTGGCTCACCTGAAATTTGCTACAGGCACCAGTGAATTCTTCGAGCTGGTCCGTTCCCGCACGCCACCCGGCACGCCGCTGGAGCTGATCCCGAGTGTGCGGCCCTACGATGACCCCGGCGTGGCGCGGGTCTATTACCGTTTCAGGAAGATTCATTCAACCATTGTCCACAAGACCCACATGGTTGTTGGGCTGGATGATGCCTACCTGAAAAGGATTCAGGAACTGTTCATCCAGCCTGAGTGGCTGCAGACACCGCACCTGATGGGGTATGAACCGCAGTTGAGCGCCAATCCCTTTCTGGTCTATGAACAGATTCCGCCCCGCAGCCGTTATCAGTTTCTGCTGGATAACGCCAAATACATCATCATGACCTTTATCCACGGTCCGGTCTGCAAGGGACAGATTGCCCTGAATGTGATTGATGACCACTTCTGGGTGATGTTCATGGACCCGGCCCATGACCTGATGGTGACCTATCCCGGTTTTGTCAGGCTGCACAGCGATACCCTGCGGATGCCGATTGAGCGGGGCAGCGACATGGGGATCTTCTCCGCGGTGAGTGACCGTTACAGCAAGGGCGCCCTCACCTTCTACCAGGCCCGCCAGAATTTTTATGCGGCCCACCACTATGCCGGGCTGGGGTATGAGGCGATCTGGAAGGGAAACCGGCCGGCCGATGCACCGCTCCTGACGGTCTACCGCCATTTTGATAACGCCTCCGTGCACAAAGGGGCGTTGGGCAATCTCCCCAAGACGCTCTGGGTGATTGACTACCCTCTGCTGGAGCGGATCTACTATGCGCTGGTCGCCGGCTTTGATGTCTACGGTAACGTTGCCCACCAGCTGTCGTTGCGGCTCTACATGGATACGCTGCGGATGGAGGGTGAGAGCTACTTTCTCGATTTTCTGCCTGCTGATAAGCGTCAGGAGCTGATGCAGTCCTGGTATCTGGGGCTTGATCTGAAAAAAGTGGAGTATTATCCCTCGCCGCGGCCGGCCAGGATTACCTTTGCCACCAACGACCCCAAGCGGGAGTTTGTCGAGCAGTTGGTGGACAAGCACCTGTTGCCGGCAACCGGCATCGCTTTTGACCCGATCAATTACCTGCGGGCCGGTGCCAGCTATCCAAAGTTGCCGGAAAAGCTGCGCAGTATGGGTGACTACCTGCTGGCCTTCCGTTCCCTTGCCCGGCCCGGCATGCCGTTTATCGCCATGATCAACGATTACAACGCCAATCTTGCCTATCTGCGGATTCGCCTTAACAACGGCAAAGATCTGGTTCATTCCGTTGTGATCAATCGTTGGCATGATAATGTGGCCTTCCTGTTCGGCGAGGATGGTCGCCTGGATCCGGCCAGGGATGATGCCGATTTTATTCCCGGTTTGATCGGTTCCTATCCCAACTACTTTTTTGATGTAGCTGAGTATGATCTGCCGGATTTCTTTCAGCTGCTGTCAAACTTTAAAGGGACGCCGGAGGATTTGGCGCGGCTCAAGAAGTATGGCATCAACCGTGCTGATGACCGCTTCTGGGACTCCTACGACTGGTTTCAGAAACGGTTTGATCAGGAAAGCCCGGTCAATGGTGGCTTGCTGGATCTGAACCGGTACTATTATCAGGCAGACTGA